gattgtttgcaaacgccctcctggcttcccacaattattggccacattgcgtctgtgacgtcagtattgggaaggcggcggaagtgactcagccgagggcaccgctaacttcggcgcttcggccgctacagagagcgtctgctgtgcacaaggcgacagacagcgttggtttggccggcgcttcgctggtcgtaccggctgtcacagttttcatactccgcgccggcgtgaccggcatgccttacacgacttccggttcgttcgtaacaacgtctacgtcacacgtagacagtacactcggttgggtttcggtttcggtattgcgttttcttgcttatttaaaattattctccaatttgcggAGTATTTCTGcaatcgggcccgtaacaggagcgtctcaggaacataaaagcaccattactttgacatggccaaaaaatcgccggagttggcctttaagcgaaACATCGAAAGTGAATGAGTAGGTCACTAATGGCGCCAttctatgacgtcgtcatgacgtcaaatatttttgaaatttgtgacgccatatGATGACATCGCTCGGTGAAAGGTCCCGGAGGTGGCGCAAGACCACGTGAGGTGGGGACGTAATTTAATGCGTGCCCCTGCGGCTCGTTATGTCATGCAACATGTCTGGTCCCCCATTGTATAACTTAATGAGCCACCAAGTGCGAAGTGTTGCAGAGAGTAAGATGTAGCAGAATTAGGAGCTAATAGCACGTTGGTCCTGCTCATTTAAGACGTCCCTGTAATTTCAATACGAAGAAGCTTAGGCAACCTGCACCGACGAATTTTTTGCCGCACATTCTGGTGTGAAGAAAATGCGCACTCACGGGGCAGTTCATCGTGAGTTGTCTTGGTGGGCCTGCCGTCGGGTACGTGCGGACGACCGACGGTCTTCCTGTCACCCTCGAAGATGGGGTATCCCGCGCCACTGTGCGTAGTCGAGGAAACGTCTTCCTGGTCTTCGTCGTCCCCTAAGCCGTCTCCCGAGGCCGGATAGTCGAAGTCGTCGTCCGACTGCCGAGAGAAGCGCCGTGTCGTGTACTGAGGCGACGTCGTCGACTGGATCGCCGTCGTGGTCACTTCCGGCACATCGGTGGAAGACGCTGTGGCGGTGTCCTCCTTGTCGCTACTGCCCCCGAAAAACCAGGCCCTCCGCACCCGCCGCAGGATGGAACTTGCGAAGCCCGATAGACTGGAGTCCGGCGCTGCGGAGCGCCGCCGCACCGTCGCGGCCGCCTGGTGGTTCACATGGTCGCCGACATCGTCAAAGGTAATGTCCGGGTCCACCTGCGAGCACAGATCAACGACGGGCATTCAGTTACATTTCGGGACGGTTAAATCTTGCCATGAATGGAATCACCTGCCACATAGCATCACGGACCAGCACCATACTTAGTATGTTGTAACCGCCAATAATATAGCGAAACAGGGAGTTTGAATGTACTTATCATGGCCAGCGCAAACAGAACACAGCACAAGAAACGGAAAGCGCCTGTGTCGTCTTTCCTTTTCATGTACCGTGTTCTGCTTGCGCTGGCCATCATGAGCATAGCTGTAACTACCCCAACAAGGGGGCTGCTTGGACCGCATGGTTGTTAATATATTCGGCACGGAGAAGCCTTTTcggtgcgcaaaacgtttgaggaaaaGAAGGAACAAGACATGACAGAGCGCACACTACCGTCATCACACCTGAATTACTAAAGTAGATAGTTGCTGTTGTATTAGTGTTAGTATCACAAGTTTATAAAGCATCGTGTTTAGAAAAAATGCTTAGAGCAATACATTGAGAAGCGGTAAGTTGTCTTTAAAATGGAAACGTTGGCAAGAACAAAACAGAACAAAATCAGCAGCATCACCGTCACTGCTCGACTATGGTTCATCTGTA
This genomic interval from Rhipicephalus sanguineus isolate Rsan-2018 unplaced genomic scaffold, BIME_Rsan_1.4 Seq681, whole genome shotgun sequence contains the following:
- the LOC119378083 gene encoding uncharacterized protein LOC119378083 codes for the protein MRSKQPPCWGSYSYAHDGQRKQNTVDPDITFDDVGDHVNHQAAATVRRRSAAPDSSLSGFASSILRRVRRAWFFGGSSDKEDTATASSTDVPEVTTTAIQSTTSPQYTTRRFSRQSDDDFDYPASGDGLGDDEDQEDVSSTTHSGAGYPIFEGDRKTVGRPHVPDGRPTKTTHDELPPAGSSPMFRSSVLILNQPFDGTWCAPDSEAFKQLSAEFKLLLSSIRGRYLRPPHNIPSVEVLRFAPAPTPGALTVTCDIKLPRADPRDLQRAIRSVLDGGRLGRFQVSGQQSTFTQLG